The Fibrobacter sp. sequence AATGATGTATTTGAAGACGGGGTGGATTATTTCGTCGTTGGTGGAGATGATGCGGATTATAACGCAAAGGATTATGATGACAAAATCCCTGTTTTAAGGAAACCTTGGTATAAAAGACTTGGTAGCTGGGCAAAAAAAACAGCAGAAAAGGCTGCTGAATATTTTGCTCCCGTGGTATATGCGATTGTGACGGACAATGTTAACGTTACGTATGCGAAGGACAATTATTTCTTGCACACTAGTCCTCTCGGCATTATTCAAATATTTACTCATGTAGAAACGATTCGTACAAAAGTTGTTCCTGTGGTCAAAAATATGACTTGGTTGAATTACTCTTATAAACAAGAGTATCTTTTCAATTTACCATTGAGTGATAAATGCTTGGGCCAAGATGCGTTCTGTGCTATGAAGGATACTAGGATGATGGTGACGAACTGGGATGGAACGGGGTTCAATTGGAATAATTGGAATAAATTATTTACCAAGAATCAGGACTTTGCTGTGCATAATCGTTGCTGGCTTACTATGGCTCAAATGATCAATCATCATAAGGGTGGTAGTATTTCTACAGATGAAATTCTCTACTATGTGAGGGACGACTTTAGTGATACTTCATATGGAGGTCCCATTGAAACGATTCAGGCGGTTAATCATTCTTTAGGAATGGGTGCTTTAAGCCGAATTGCTTATACTGCAGCAAAGAACACTTTTGCAAGTAGCGGAATTCTTCCTGTAGTTGACGGCTGGTATATGGGACCTCCGCCTCTATCCACGATAGTGAATGAACTTGAGCGTGGAAATGTTATTGGTGTGTCTCAATTGAATGCTGGGCTTAGTGGTGGACATTCTATGGTTTTAAATGGATATAAAATTAAGGTTAACGGTGAAGTTTATATTCATTTGTTGAATGTGGATAACCTAGGCACTTCAGAATGGCGTCGCTATACAAATGTTTCTCTTTTGGGCATTGATGTTGCTGCTTTGACAGTGCTAAATGGTGTTGGAAAACTTGTAGATTTGATTATAAAGGCTGCGTCTGATGAACCTTGGAAAAACTACATAACTGCGGATTTATTCTTTAGCTATTATGTTCCCCCAATAAACGCTAAGGGTATAAGTGCTGACGGTAATGTTTTTATAGATAGAGACAAAGATGGTGTTGTCAATTATGATGAATATCGGTTTGGGACGGATCCCTATAACAGTGATTCAGATGGAGATGGATTAAATGATTCGGTGGAAGTCTATCAGGCGTCGCGTTGCCGTTACGAAATGAAAAAAAATGTTTGGGATGTTGATGGGGACAATCTTAGTGCTCCTGCAGATAGGGATTCGGACGGTGATGGCTTTTGTGATGATCAGGAAAATGGTTATTTGGGTGAAGGCGTTCAAGGCTCGTGTGATAGATTTAATGCGGCTGAATATCCAACCAATCAAGCACCACGGTGTGTTGACATTATTGCACCTTTGGTTGCGAAAGCTCAATTAAGGATGAACGACCGATCTTATTGTGTTGATTTGATGGGTAATCCTTGTATTGTTGCCTCTTATGGGACGGATTTTATTGAAGATTATGGAGTAATTCTTGGTGTGGGTGCAAAAGTGGGGGCGATATACTCGTCAAAATCAGTTTTAATGCGGGATCGCTCTGTTGTTTATGATCAAATCATTACCGGTGGGAGTGTTGTGTCCCAAAGTTCCAATGTGGTTGTTGGCGGTGATAAAATGGAGTCTTCGAAATTTATGTATTTATTTCCATTGATTTTTGAAAAGACTCTCTCTATAGCTGAAAGCTTTGAAGGCAATTTTTCCCATGTCTACTCAAGTGTTGTTAATGCTGGGGAGTCTGTATATTATGATGATCTTTTTGATGCAAAAGCATCGTCCACCGTTTACATGTTTAATTCTAATTCTGAGTTGATTGTCAATGAATCTGGAACAAGATTGGTTGGGGGGATTAGTTTTCAATCAGGATCAAGAATAAATATGACTGATAAAGGCAACATTGAATTGCATGTTGGAGAACGTTTTCAATGGAATGGTGCTATTGTTGATAACGACGTAGTTCATGCCGCTCAGAATATCGTCGTATACTATTATGGAACGGAGACTGCTTATATTCAAACAAATTTTGCAGGAACAATTATCGCTCCAAATGCGAAGGTTGTCGTTGGACAATCTGGCAAGGAATTTTATGGATCTATTCAGGCGAAGGAAATTGTTGTTCATCAGAACACAAAATTTACGTGGGTTCCGTATGTTGCTCCAGAAAAAAAGTCTGTAATAGCTCAGAACGAATCGCCGATGTTTAATAAATTTTTGATTTATTAGGGGGGGAGGATGAAGGTAGTTGTCTTTTGCTTGATTGTTTTTTTGTTGTCTGCTTGTTATGTGGAAGAACCGGGAACGATTTGCAAAGAATATGATTCCTCGGTTACTGTGAGTGTCGTCTTAAACGAATCCGTTGATAGTGTTGCCTATTTCGTAAATGGAGAACGGGTTTGTTTTTCTGCGAATTCCAAGGGTGAGTATATTGAGCAAGGAGTCTTTTGTAAAGAAGAAAACTGTGTTAAGGAGCCCTTACAGGGCGGTTCACGTTGGATTGTTGATTATTGCTCTTTAGGGGCATTGTGTGATAACCTTAATTTGTCCTTGGATGAAATCCATGTTTTGCTCTTTACAGAAAAGGTTGTGGATACGCTACGTTTCGCTAATAGAGATGGCCTAAATCTTGAATTTGGAAAATTTTATCGTGTGTATAGAGTGACAGACTCGGTAGCTGCGAATGTCTTGAATGGAGATTCCTTTGTAAAGGGATCCTGTGAACAAGGAATTTGTGTAACCAATCACAAGAGTACCTTTGGAATGTGCAGAACAATGGAAGTTGATGGCGTTGAAAGGAAAAACGCTTGTACTTCTGCTTGGATTTCTGATTTCCATGAGAATAATCTTTACTAACTCTGCAAGATGTAGCGCGGAGTCGGTGAAATCAAAGTAAATAAACACTTAGGACTTTTATACGAAACTTGAAACTTTAGTTTCTTAGTTGAGTTATCCTCTTTGAGGAAGTCCTTAGTGAGAAAAATCCTCTTTGTGGACGTGCTGGGCCCCTCACGTCTTTACTTCTTCTTTTTGATCTTCGATCCAAAAGCCGGCGGCTCGGCAATGCCAGAGCAAGCTCTGGCGCTGCACTCGCCTTAGTGCTTTTTCTTCTTCTTGTTCTTGTCTTTGGGCGGGGTGTAGTTGGAACCAATCGGGTTGCCGCCGTTTTGCTTGCGGGCGAAGTCTCCCACCTTCTTGAACATTTCCTTCATGGTCTCGTACTGCTTGAGCACGGCGTTCACGCGACCGATCTCGGTGCCGGAGCCCTTGGCGATACGGTCCTTGCGGCTGCCGTTGATGATGCTCGGGTTCTTGCGTTCCTTGGGGGTCATGGAACTGAGGACTGCTTCCACGTAAACCAGTTCCTTTTCGTCGATCTGGTCCATGGGGAGCTTGTTCAGGCCTGGGATGAGGCTCAAAATGCTCTTGATGCTGCCCAGCTTCTTGATGGTGCGCAGCTGGTTCAAAAAGTCGTTTAGGTCGAAGGTGTTGTTCAGGATCTTTTTCTTAAGGTCCTTGGCGTCCTTTTCGTCGATGACCTGCTGTGCACGTTCCACGAGGGAGACCACGTCGCCCATGCCGAGGATTCGGCTGGCCATACGGTCGGGGTGGAACAGGTCGATTTCGTTCAGCTTTTCGCCAACGCCGATGAAGCAGATGGGAACGCCGGTCATCTTCTTGATGGAGAGGGCTGCACCGCCGCGGGTGTCGCCATCCATCTTGGAAAGGCAGACGCCGGTGAACTTGAGGCGCTGCCAGAAGGTTTCGGCAACGTTCACGGCTTCCTGACCGATCATGGCGTCAGCCACAAATAGCACTTCGTCAGGATGGACGGCTTCCTGTGCCTGTTCCAGTTCCTGCATCAATTCTTCGTCGATCTGCAAGCGGCCTGCGGTATCGTAGATCACCAGGTCAAAGCCGTTATCCTTGGCGTACTGGTAGCCGTGCTTGATGATTTCCACAGGATTGCCCTGGCCTTCGTCGTAGACGGGGATGCCGATGGACTTGCCCAGCACCTGCAGCTGCTTGATTGCTGCCGGGCGGTAAACGTCGGCTGCCACCAGCAGGGGCTTGCGCTTCTTCTTGGTGCGCATCCAAAGGGAAATCTTGCCTGCAAAAGTAGTCTTACCGGAACCCTGGAGACCCACCATCATGATGCCCACGGGAGCGGGAGCGGAGAGGTTGATTTCCTTGGTTTCACCACCCATGACGTCTACAAGTTCGTCGTGGATGATCTTCACAATCTGCTGACCCGGGGTCACGGAAGTCAGGACCTCGGAACCGAGAGCCTTTTCCTTGACGGCCTTCACGAAGTCGCGGGTCACATTAAAGTTAACGTCTGCTTCCAAGAAGGCGCGGCGGACCTCGCGAAGGGATTCCGCAACGTTTTCTTCGGTAAGCTTGCCCTGCCCACGCAGGTTCTTGAGGGTATTTTCTAGAGAATCAGTCAGCTGTGAAAACATAGTGGGGGCAAATATAGTAATTATGAATTACGATTTATGAGTTGCGAGAGGGGTGTGGTGCGGTTTTGCGGGAAGTTCACTTGATACAGTTGTGCACGGTTTTTGAATTGCGGCGGCCTTATCCCGTGCTGTAATATTTATATTCTTGATGTTAAAACCGATTTGAATAGGAATATTTATGCACAAATCCTTGAAAACTGCCCTTTGGGCTCTGCCGATGATAGCTTTGGCAAATTGCGCCTCCAGCGAAAATGCCGCTCCCGCTGTTATTTCTACTGCAGGTGGCCCTGCCAGCATGGCTGTGGCATCGGCCAATGCGGCAAGTGTTCCGCCCACCAGTTGCAGCCCCGACGAATTTGAGGAAGTCGGCGGCGCCAACAAGATGACCAACGGCGACATGGAATATGGCGACGGTGGCTGGTACCTGTGGATCAAGGAAGATGGACGCAAGACTGCCAAGGTGGAAAGCAAGATTGGTGTTCCTGGCATTGGCGTGAACTGCACCAAC is a genomic window containing:
- the ffh gene encoding signal recognition particle protein, giving the protein MFSQLTDSLENTLKNLRGQGKLTEENVAESLREVRRAFLEADVNFNVTRDFVKAVKEKALGSEVLTSVTPGQQIVKIIHDELVDVMGGETKEINLSAPAPVGIMMVGLQGSGKTTFAGKISLWMRTKKKRKPLLVAADVYRPAAIKQLQVLGKSIGIPVYDEGQGNPVEIIKHGYQYAKDNGFDLVIYDTAGRLQIDEELMQELEQAQEAVHPDEVLFVADAMIGQEAVNVAETFWQRLKFTGVCLSKMDGDTRGGAALSIKKMTGVPICFIGVGEKLNEIDLFHPDRMASRILGMGDVVSLVERAQQVIDEKDAKDLKKKILNNTFDLNDFLNQLRTIKKLGSIKSILSLIPGLNKLPMDQIDEKELVYVEAVLSSMTPKERKNPSIINGSRKDRIAKGSGTEIGRVNAVLKQYETMKEMFKKVGDFARKQNGGNPIGSNYTPPKDKNKKKKKH